In Nitrospirota bacterium, the genomic stretch GGCCATAGTGGAAATAGCCATAGAGCAGCTTCGTCAGCATGACAAACGTGATTAATGAAATCCCAGGTAAACATGTATGGTGCCGCAGTTCCACGACACTAATACGTATCGCGCTGTATACACCGTTAAACTGGCTGATACGGTCTATATCCTGCACGTCTTCCAGAAAAAGTCTAAAAGTGGCATAGCAACACCAAAGAAAGAGTTGGAGCTTATAAACGCACGCCTGCAACGGGC encodes the following:
- a CDS encoding type II toxin-antitoxin system RelE/ParE family toxin, producing MVPQFHDTNTYRAVYTVKLADTVYILHVFQKKSKSGIATPKKELELINARLQRAKEHHASKEEKQG